Genomic window (Alnus glutinosa chromosome 9, dhAlnGlut1.1, whole genome shotgun sequence):
gaataaaaaaaaaaaaaaaaaaaaaaaactaaaaatcttcaaaaataataaaattgataaaaagaaaaatttgaggGTTTGCCCGTGaaggtggttgaaccacccctgTGGTGGCCATCCCtatgggccatgggggtggttcagccactctCAAAGGACAAAAcccaacaattttattttattttattttctgccaggggtggctcagccaccatttttcttttctttttttcctttttttttaaaaaaatatttttctaattaatttttaaagatttttagtttttttattttttttatttttttatatagtgtcagcggttgacacgtggcatgccgttaaaatttgaacgaaaaatctaacagaggtatcAACTGAGTTTTTACTTCTAACTCAGATACCACCTGTGGTGCAAAATAAAattcaggtactaaatttaaaatggcTTAAAACTAATtaggtaccaatggggtatttaacccaaaaaaaaaaaaaattaaaaaaaggtttATATATAGTGTGAACATTCATTGTTCATTCTAcaagaaaaaattacattttagctAGCTACATTgttggagagaaaaaaagggtTATATATAGCCTATAATATAGGGAATTTGACTACTTTAATTTATTGGAGATGTTCTTACCTGATTGACGCCCCCTGTTTACTAATGAGTAGGATGCTAATTAAGCTTTTATTACTAAAGTCCCTTATAAATTAACATGACAATTCATCATTGATAAAACGATTAGTCAGTGAATGATTTGTCAATTATACACTCTTAATAATTTCACTGATTATGAACTGTTACATCGATTTGtgaaaaaaattgtagtaaaagttgtagcATTTCAAGCAATTTCCTTTTCTAACAGAAGGAATAACGATCAACGCAACCTCAAAAGGAATGCAGTTTTTTGCCTCtacatttttccctttttctaaCTCATATTTTTAACAAGACAAGCCGATCGAACTTGTGGTGGTAAAGGAGGTGGAGGCGTGGAGCCTAGATTAGGCAGGTAAaccacatgaaaaaaaaaaacactaataatatataacactgagaaaagaggaaaaaagaaaacggGAGGTTGGGAGGAGGGAAGAGACAAAAGCCGATCTCTCCTCTCTAGCTGGGCACTCTCATGATTAGATGTTGAAGAGTTATGATCCGATAGTTAGGCCCAAGCTCATTTGCCAAATGACTTTCAGAGTTGAAAATGActcctctcgatctctctcttgCATACACACCTTTTTAGTTTATTGAGGATTTCCAGAGACAACGAGTCATGTTGGCATGAGCGACGTCGTCGATTGTTTCAACGATTATCTTGTCGATCGGAAAGCACAAAGAATGCAGACGTACGTAGCTCCTTGCTcgtatataaaaagttaaatagATTGGACAGAAACTCTGCAATTCGTAGACAATAACATTATATTCCTTATAATAGCTAGACACAACAGCATAGTATGTCTGAGGTCCATTTTCCTTCTGCTGGATCCCAtgcaagaaggaaaaaaaaaaaaaaaaaaaccacaacagcATTGTGCTTTAATTTAACACGCGGACGCTAGCTTCCCTGGAGCTTTTTTTTCATCGGTATTTTATTAGGAAATGCACCAAGCTAAGTGCATGCAATACTGGACTTAGTCCACCctgcaaaaaaatcaaattcataaAGTCAGGATGTCGTTAATTTATCAATGATCATGTCGTAATATATACTAGATAAAGAAAGAGGATCCCAATCTCTGAAATTTTCTGTCATCAGGGAATGGGAGAGCGGGGGTGCGGGTTCGGATGCTCAGGTATATATGTCCCCAAGCAGTATGCTTAGAGTGCACGGTCCACCTGTCTGATGCAATTTGGACCCGAAACTCTGCTCTCATCCCCTGTCTCTGTCCGGACAAAAAATTAGAGATAATCGGGggtcaaagaaagaaaatttacttGGAACAGTCAGTAGTGGGCGTAATTGTGTAAGGACAAGTGGTGCCACATTTCTCGGGAAGGGTGCCAACTAGATCGTAGTTGATTCCTGGGATCGGTTTAAGACCATTCATGATGCAGCTGCATGCGGCTCTGTCATCTGCTGTGCCATTGGAAGCAGCATTGAGTGCTTTTATGCCCTCACAACAAATTGTTGGTACGGTCCCTCCCACGATCGCATAGGGGATGCATGGAGTCAGCAAGGTTGTGATCTCAGCGCATGTTAGAGATGCATGAACATGAGCAGCAGCCACCAACATGCACACAAGCACTGTTGCGTATGCCATCTTAAAAGCTGCGAACCTTGCCATGGTAGTATATAATTTTGTTCTAGCTCTCTCACGCACCAAGCCTTTCTTAGCTTTATTTCTGGGTATGGGGACAACAGCATGGCTATCTGGGCTTTATATAGAGTGCCAACAATGGTGGAGGCTTGGACTTTTACCGTCAAGGTTAATGGCTAGCTGCGTGAAAACTCTGACTGGGTGAGAAGATTTTCCCTCAATTATATATGATCATGACCGATGGTTGTTGGCaagaggatccaaaaaatgtttttggaCCTTCATGTGGAAAAGGGAGTTTCGTGAGTTGGTTATGTACGTAACTACATGCTGACATGGTTATGAATCATGATCAACATGTTGAAGATGGAAGAATATGCTTAGAGGAGGAACttgtcattaattaattaattaagcggCCTTGATTTGCGGGGACTTGAATTTCTGAGAAACGAACCTTTGAATAAAAGTTAATCAGACTCGTTGAGCCTTCCTTTCAGGCTGCCTAGCTTGATTGGTATTTCTCATGTTCGTGAATGAAAATGTTTGGgatatatattacaatttttattataatatttttataaattaatgtaacaatttataattaataaaataattaagagtataTTGTTGATAAATCAGTCACTAACTAATCCTAGCTCCTTACCTTGCCAGCTAGAAAAAGGACATTTTACATGCATGGAAAATGACTGTTACATAACAGTTATGTACATGTTGTATAGGAGTACTGTAGACACATGGGGTAAGACCAtaaattttatttctaaatcaatcattaaatcTATAAAACTAACATATGTAAATACTTGTGATTTATAAAgatttaatagttaatttgtaaaataaatgTCAATCAACATCGAACGAGATGGGCTTATATATACCGACAAGTGTTCAAATCTGACTAGTAGCATTCGGGATGTTGAAGCTCCACTTGGCAGTTTGCCAAGTCGTTGCTATGAGTTTACCCAACGACGACCAACCGAATATCAACCTGTCCGTAGATTAAATTCATCGGACgttaataataatttctttgcACATCACCTGGTTTTTATTTTACTGCTCTTGTAATCAATGCAACATATGATgttattgaaatttgaaagtgcATGGGACCCAAGTATGATGAAGTTCGTGGATTTATACCAACTCTTTAGAGATTAGGGATTAGGGATTAGGGATGGATACTCTTAGATTAAAACTTCAATGAAAGCTCATGAAGGGAGAGTTGGGCAGCTTCCTGTTTGAATGGTTATAATTCGGGAAGGGACGAGGGATATTTTGAGGTTGGTGTCTCTTTATTAAAAGTTTGTGCCGGTTTTTGGTAGGCTTGTACAAACAGAGTGATACTAATCGCTCTGCAACCGTTAACCGTATAATCGCTTTCAAAAGCTGttataaataaatgttaatCGATTCCATTGAGGCGATTAGCAATTTTACGGGTAGGCGGGGGCGGTTAGTAACCACTAACCGCCtacccttaatatatatatattgaaaaaaaaatgtattaaaaatttgtttgtatttgcaTTTaaggatttgtaatgttttgattttggatttgtttgtatttggttatttggatttgtatattttttttaatagatattttggatttgtatatagatttattaattttgtaccaaaaggttcaacaattattattattattattattattattattattattttgaaaaacttaaaacctGCCCAAAAACCACCTCAAAGCCTAAATTAAAAAGCGGTTTTCAAACCGCTGGTTATAAATATAATAACCTCAAATCggcagttataaaaataaccgctaaccgcttaggTGGAGGCAGTTGCAATTGTAGTTGCagttgttaaaattcaataatcacCTTAAATGATTAGCGGTTTTAGCCTATAACTGCTTGTACACTCCTAATTTCAGGTATATCGTGTCAATCCGTTTAAGtagctattattttttttagtgtttgaatCAAAAATTTATAGAGCCGTGTgacgttttttatttttactactCAAATCTAGCTGTTTTTAGGCTTATAGGGCCGTGTGACATGTTCTCTTtctatgttttttattttgttgtaatcGTCCttttagaagaacaaaaacGTGGAAAAAGGAGATCCGAGAGTTGATTATGTAACTACATAGTCTACATGCTGACATGGTTATCACTTATCAAACATGTTGAAGATGGATGATTATGCTAGAGGATGAACTTGTCTTTAAGCGGCCTTGATTTGCGGGGGGGACTTTGAATTTCTGAGAAATGAACCCTTGAATAAAAGTATGCCTACAACAAAGTCAGTTGGACTTGTTGAGCATTCCTAGCTCTCCGGCCGGCCGTCCTAATTGGTGTTCTTTTTGGTAGGGAAGGATAATGTTTGgaatactataatttttttttcttttttaatagacGTGACGGTTCATAATTGGTGAAATGATTAAAAGTGTATAATTGGTTAATTACTAACTAATCTTTTTCCCAATTATGAATTGTCACTTCAATTTGTATGAGACTTTACAGTAAAAGTCAAGCCAacttgataaattttgaggcctaaggcgacaagtttaagtgatgccatttcttaaatttaaaaattaattaaattaaatttattttaatatttatattatatattttttatttaatatgtcaattagagcactttcttctatttgtaaaatgcattttaaaacttttttttaataacttattagatatagaatgattattttttgaacgaaagatttgagtatttcattgataaaaATCACGAAtgtaaagctcttacatcacaaagcataaagatTTGCAAAATCATAACAatatgctatgaggttacatagttatagatacaaaaaatattcttataataaagtgctatatatgactttcatcttccgctaacccatttacaaaaatagttaaaaaacaGATCTGTTCCGGACatactagatctaagacaagggtagccaaatattttaaaaatttatataaactaGTCGTGAGAGATAATCCCTCACACTGAACTATCCAGGTTGTGAGAGATAACCGCTCACAACACAACCAGCAAATAGCAGGAGCGGCCAATGAGGAGATGTATGGCACAACACGGAGGTAAATTGACGGATGCATAACGGAGATGtcaaaattgctgatctggtcagataacacctacaaacaaaagaaaaaatcaaaatgggATGGGGAGGGTAGGAGCGGGGAGTAGAAAGGgaaagggagaggaggaggagtagATCTACTCCCTCCTCCTCTTAGATCTGTTTTCTGAGGGTTGAAGTCTAGGGTCATCTatttgttggagatgctcttagttGTTGTAAGAAATGTGAATTCAGAATATTTCTCCCTATTACCAAAGCTTGTTAAGTTAACtatagaatgacttatcacttgattcaaagacatgaaataataagatttaaagaaaaataaagagaaaaatggaaataagttatataaagattgatGTGTAATAGAACATAATGCGAAAAAAATAGTTGGACATTGAAGACACATCGATGATGTAatttgatgagtgcaaaatattgtatatttggactcccTAATTTGCATATGCTAAACCTTTAaccttattattttctaatgttttgagatttttatgaattttggggtacataaattttgagaaaattgaaacctcatgagtctacaTTAATATCACTTTGCACTCATTTGAACATGTCCTTTGTGCTGGACACCCTTCATATGATATGAGAAAGgcatttttgggtttttagcCTTAAATGTCATGTGCCGTGTACATGTAGTGTTTTCCATCCACTTCAACGGCATAAACTGATGGAAGGGGAAAAAACAAGCAATTGATAGTTTTGAAGGCCAGAGTGCAAGTCTTGGTAGTTCGAGAGCCATCTGAAGAAATtgtggtagtttgtggggctaaattgtatttaaccttattttcttttatttctgtcttttgtctctcactctccctctcGCCCAAGCAAAACCCATGCATATGCAATTGATGGCCATTAATTACTCGTCTCCATGCTGACTTTAATTTACACTGCCCTTCATTTCTCATAGctcactttttcttcttcactcgAAAACTTCACATTCTAACATGAATTCCTCAGGTTtccttttcctcctttttttccttttcatccacttcttcttcttcttcttctttttttttttttttttttttcatctctattttcttccattttcttctcctacgAAAATACTGCATGTAACATTTAATTTGGTTTTGTTTGGGTGGAGGAAGACTGGAAGAtcagagagagaaaattaaaaaaaggtttATATTGTGAACATCCATTGTTCAATCTAcaagaaaaaattacattttagctACATTgttggagagaaaaaaagggtGATATATAGCCTATAATATAGGGAATTTGCCTACTCCATTGGGGATGTTCTAACCTGATTGACGCCTGTTTTGACTATTTACTAATGAGTGGGATACTAAAGCTTTTATTATTTAAGTCTCTTACAAATTAATATGACAATTcataattgataaaatgattAGTTAGTGAATGATTTGTCAACTATATACACTCTTAATCATTTCACCGATTATGAACTGCTATGTCGATTtgtgaaaaaattgtaataaaaattgtagcaTTTCAAGCAATTTCCTTTACAAACAGAAGGAATACCAATCAAGGCAACCTGAAAAGGGAATGCAGTGTTTTGCCTCTATATTTTTCCCCTTTTCAACTCATATTTTTAACAAGACAAGCCTATCGAACTCATGGTGATAAAGGAGGTGGAGCCTAGATTAGGCAGGTAAaccacatgaaaaaaaataaaaaataataataatactgaGACAAAAGCCGATCTCTCCTCTCTGGGCACTCTCATGATTAGATGTTGAAGAGTTGTGATCCGATACTAGTTAGGCCCAAGCTCATTTGGCGATGACTTTTACAGTTGAAAAtgactcctctctctctctctctctctctctctctctctctcgtgcgTACACACTTTTTATTGAGGATTTCCAGAGACAACGAGTCATGTTGGCCTGAGCATCGATTGATCCAGCGATTATCTTATCGGAAAGCACAAAGAATGCAGACGTAGAATTAAGTTGTGTTGCTCCTATATAATAAGTTAAATAGATTGGACAGAAACTCTGCAATTCGTAGACAAATGACATTATATTCCTTGTAATATAATAGACACAACAGCATAGTATGTCTGAGGTCCATTTTCCTTCTGCTGGATCCCATGCATGTATAATATTCCTTTTTCATGTAATGAAATATTATATTgcctagaaaaaaaagaaggaaaaaagaaaagaaaaaagacaacaGCATTGTGCTTTAACACGCGGACGCTAGCTAGCTTCCCTGGAGCTTTATTTTCATCGGTATTTTATTAGGAAATGCACCAAGCTAAGTACATGCAATATTGGACTTAGTCCACCCTGCAAAAAAGATCAAATTCATAAAGTCAGTATGTTTATCAACGATCATGTCGTAATATATACTAGATAAAGAAAGAGGATTCCAGTCTCTGAAATTTTCTGTCATCAGGGAATGAGAGAGCGGGGGTGCGGGTTCGGGTGCTCAGGTAGGTCCCCAAGCAGCATGCTTAGAGTGCACGGCCCACCTGACTGATGCAATTTGGACCCGAAACTCTGCTCTCATTCCCTGTCTCTGTCTGGACAAAAAATTAGAGATAATCGGGggtcaaagaaagaaaatttacttGGAACAGTCAGTAGTGGGTGTAATTTTGTAAGGACTAGTGGTGCCACATTTCTCGGGAAGGGTGCCCACTAGATCGTAGTTGATTCCTGGGATCGGTTTAAGACCATTCATGATGCAGCTGCATGAAGCTCTGTCATCTGCTGTGCCATTGGAAGCAGCTTTGAGTGCTTTTATGCCCTCACAACAAACTGTTGGTACGGTCCCTCCCACGATCGCATAGGGGATGCATGGAGTCAGCAAGGGTGTGATCTCAGCGCATGTTAGAGATGCATGAACATGAGCAGCAGCCACCAACATGCACACAAGCACTGTTGTGTATGCCATCTTAAAAGCTGCGAACCTTGCCATGGTAGTATATAGTTTTGTTCTCGATCTCTCACGCACTAAGCCTTTCTTTGCTTTATTTCTGGGTATGGGGACAACAACGTACATGGCTATCTGGGCTTTATATAGAGTGCCAACAATGGTGGAGTCTTTGACTTTTACCGTCAAGGTCTAATGGCTGCGTGAAAACTCAGACTGGGTGAGAACATTTTTCCTCAATTATCATGATCGATGGTTGTTGGCAACAAGATCCAAAAATGCTTTTGGACCTTCATGTGGAAAATGGAGTTTCGTGAGTTGATTATGTACGTAACTACGTACTAGCTGACATAGTTCGAATCCCCTCTTCTCGATCTTTTTGTGCagatatgtttaaaaaaaaaaaaaaacaacttgcTGACATGCATGGTTATGATCAACATGTTGAAGATGGAAGAATATGCTTAATTAGAGGTGGAACttgtcattaattaattaattaagcggCCTTGATTTGCGGGGACTTGAATTTCTGAGAAACGAACCCTAGCCTTGAATAAAAGTATGCCTATAACAAAGTTAATCAGACTTGTTGAGCCTTCCTTTCAGGCTGCCTTGATTGGTATTTCTCATGTTCGTGAATGAAAATGTTAGGGatatttattacaatttttattataatatttttataaattaatgtaacagcttataattgataaaataattaagagtataATGTTGATAAATCAGTTACTAACCCTCCTTTATACAATTCAGCCCAACTAACTCTCTTTGACAAACTATCGATCTGTTAACTTCTAACAGCTTAGTGCTCACGCTAACTCACGTGCTAATTAGAGAGCACGTGGCTCAAGAGAAAGCTTAATTATAGCGAATCCTCTTTTATCTTCACGCGTGACCTTGGCAGCTAAACATGTAAATCTTAGTGAATTATACAGATTTAGTagttaatttataaaagaaatgtAAATCGGCATTGAATGAGATGGGCTTAATTATACGGATAAGTACTGTCCAAATCTGACTAGTAGTATTTAATTGGGATGTTGAAGCTCCACTTGGCACTTTGCCAAGTCGTTGCTATGAGTTTACCCAACGGCCAATCGAGTATCAACGTACCTGTAGATTCATTGGAAgtcaaaaataatttctttgcACGTCACCAGGTTTTGACTTGACTGCTCTTGTACATGTAATCAATGCAACATATGATGTTATTGAAATTTGAGAGTGCATGGACCCAAGTATGGACAAGGACCCTCTGTCGAccctctccatttgaaatggagtgaaatctcttcatttttatttattttttaagaaaagatcaattttcattaataaagAGAAGGGTACAAATTTAGCCACCATAAAGGTGTACATAAGAATCACTATAGAAGTGTACATAAGCCACCACCATAAAGGTGTATACCCAAGTTGAGCCAACAACCGACTCAGACTATTACAGACAGAATGCTACAAATAAAATTTAGCCAACCAAAACGATGCCTATGCGGTGACATAAAAACTACTAGAGAACagggagtcggtcacacattTTGGCCTAAAAGTAAAGACTAAGTTAATAAGTACAAAGCAAACTGCCTTCACAACCAAACAGGAACaggaaaaaacccaaaaacagaaacTACCATCCAGGAGGATCGCTACCGGAGGCGGCGCGTGGGGCCCACGCGCCACTGCAAGAAGACCCACAGACAACGGCTGTTCACCAAAAGCCTCTGATCTCCACCACACACGGCCAAAACAAACGGTTCGTGGTCATCACGCGCCACACAGACCAGAACCCAACCGAACGCGTGATAACCACGTGCCGACCACCGGGACTAAAAAGGGCCGTGGAAAGCGGCAGCAACACCAGAAAGCGACGGCGAACAAGCTTGGAGGGCGGGTGTCCAACAGAAGACGACAGAAAATCACAGATCTGACCTCCAAGCGTGTGAAAACTCAGCCAAGATCTCCGCCGTTGGCACGCACGGGACGACCACTCCTCTCCGGCACCTTCTCCAGTGGGTTCACCtgccaaaacaaactaaaaaaacaagaaaactaaaCCGTCATAGTCCATAAGGACTATGAGGACGATAACCACCAACGGAACGAGTCCATGGGGACTGGACAAAGGAAAGGGGGGTGGGAGAAAGGAATCGGGGAAACGGAGGGAGAAAGGGAGGAGGAGGGGGAAAAGAATCggggaagggggaggggggcTAGGGTTTCGGTGAGGGGTTTCCTACCTCCACACCAGCCCTGAATAATATtacagaatatatatttttaaattatgaagCCTTGATAACCTCAAATGGTGTCATGAAATCTCTTCATTTGGTATAAggatttgatatttctaagtcacattattttacattaaatcAAATTAAGTGTGGGATTCAAACTCACCAAGTATGATGAAGTTCATGTATTTATACCAACTCTTTGGAGATTAGGGATTAGGGATGGATACTCTTAAGATTAATAAAACTTCAATAAAAGCTCATGAAGGGAGAGTTGGGCAGCTTCCTGTTTGAATGGATATAATTCAGGAAGGGACTAGGGATATTTTGAGGTTGGTGTCTCTTTATTGAAAGCTTGTGCCGATTTTGGTAGGCTTGTACAAACGGAACAATTAATATTGCTCCGCAACCTCTAACCGCTTATAATCGTTAATCGTATAATCGCTttcaaaagcggttataaataaatGCTAATCGACTTCGTTGAGGCGATTAACGATTTTAAGGGTAGGCGGGGGCGGTTAGTAGCCATTAACCGCCtacccttaatatatatatatatatatatatatatatatatatatatattgaaaaaaaaaaatgtatgaaaaatttgtttgtatttgcaTTTcaggatttgtaatgttttgattttggatttgtttgtatttggttatttggatttgtagtgttttggatttgtatttttttttttttatagatattttggatttgtatatagatttattaattttgtaccaaaaggttcaaaaattattattattattattattattattattattattttttgaaaaaattaaaacctgcCCAAAAACTGCCTCAAAGCCTAAATTAAAAAGTGGTTTTCAAACCGCTGGTTATAAACAATATAACCACTTTAagtggttagcggttttagcccaTGACCGCTTGCACACCTCTAATTTCTGGTATGTTGTGTCAATTCATCTTAAGtagctattattttttttagtatttgtgtcaaaaat
Coding sequences:
- the LOC133878040 gene encoding non-specific lipid-transfer protein 1-like, encoding MARFAAFKMAYATVLVCMLVAAAHVHASLTCAEITTLLTPCIPYAIVGGTVPTICCEGIKALNAASNGTADDRAACSCIMNGLKPIPGINYDLVGTLPEKCGTTCPYTITPTTDCSKVD
- the LOC133878218 gene encoding non-specific lipid-transfer protein 1-like encodes the protein MARFAAFKMAYTTVLVCMLVAAAHVHASLTCAEITPLLTPCIPYAIVGGTVPTVCCEGIKALKAASNGTADDRASCSCIMNGLKPIPGINYDLVGTLPEKCGTTSPYKITPTTDCSKVD